The Campylobacter hyointestinalis subsp. hyointestinalis nucleotide sequence GAGCAGACTTTCATAGACCGAGCATACCATACCATCAAGCCCACATTCATAAGCGATCTTTGAGAAATTAACAACGCTATCTTTTATATTTGCACTATATATCTGCTTAAAAACGGCTTCATCAAAGCTAGTTAGTGCGGACACGGCTAAAACTATGGGTCTGTACTCAAGCTTAGCCAAACGGTCCATAACTGTATCCATAGCTATTTTACCGGCACTTGCGTGTAAATTTATCATATCAACGCCTATTTTTGATATCACTTCACAAGCATCGGCCATAGTATTTGGTATATCATAAATTTTAAGATCTAAAAATATCTTAAAATCACCAGTTTTTTTTATATCTTCTATAAATTTAGCACCATCTCTTAGATAGCTTCTAAGCCCGACTTTTAGCCAAACATCAAGCCCTTTTAGCTCATTTATTAGCTTTATACATTCATCATAACTAGCAAGATCAAGGGCAACGCAAAGTTTCATCATTTCACCTTGCTTATAGCATCTAAAACGCCGTTTATAAACCTGGTAGATGAGTCAGATCCTAGCTCATTTCCGAGCATGACTGCTTCATTGATGATGATAGCATCATCCGTGTTAGTAAATTTGATCTCATACGCACCAAGCCTTAGTATAGCTCGCTCTACGCTCCCTATCTCACCCAGCTTCCATTTTCCAAGATGGATATTTAGAGCTTCATCTATCAAGTCTAAGTTTTGTAAAACACCATTATAAAGCTCTAAAGTAAAATTCTTTTGATCGTTCCTTATTTTTTTTTCTTCTAAAAATTCTTCGGCAAACTCGTCCATCTCGCTGCCCATCTCATTTGCATAAAGTAAGCTCACGACGCTCTGTCTTACTTGATGTCTAGTTGCCATATGAAGCCTTTATATTTTTATATAAATTTAGTAGTTCAACTACTCCAGTCATCGCTTCAAAGCCTTTATTTCCAGCTTTGCTACCTGCTCTTTGAATTGCTTGTTCGATGTTATCTACAGTTAAAACACCAAAAGTTACTGGTTTACCATACTTTAAAGTTACACTTGCTATACCTTTTGTAGTTTCAGCACTTACGTAGTCAAAATGTGGCGTACTTCCTCTTATCACAGCTCCAACACAGCAAACCGCGTCCCATTTTCCGCTACTTAAAACTTTTTCTAACGCC carries:
- the pyrF gene encoding orotidine-5'-phosphate decarboxylase, whose product is MKLCVALDLASYDECIKLINELKGLDVWLKVGLRSYLRDGAKFIEDIKKTGDFKIFLDLKIYDIPNTMADACEVISKIGVDMINLHASAGKIAMDTVMDRLAKLEYRPIVLAVSALTSFDEAVFKQIYSANIKDSVVNFSKIAYECGLDGMVCSVYESLLIKDATSREFLTLTPGIRPFGEAINDQKRVANLDMAKESLSDFIVVGRPIYEANDPREITQKILTKISDINLL
- the nusB gene encoding transcription antitermination factor NusB, whose amino-acid sequence is MATRHQVRQSVVSLLYANEMGSEMDEFAEEFLEEKKIRNDQKNFTLELYNGVLQNLDLIDEALNIHLGKWKLGEIGSVERAILRLGAYEIKFTNTDDAIIINEAVMLGNELGSDSSTRFINGVLDAISKVK
- the ribH gene encoding 6,7-dimethyl-8-ribityllumazine synthase, whose amino-acid sequence is MNIIEGNLSLKGNEKVAIINARFNHIITDRLVEGAKDAFLRHGGKEENLDLILVPGAFEIPMALEKVLSSGKWDAVCCVGAVIRGSTPHFDYVSAETTKGIASVTLKYGKPVTFGVLTVDNIEQAIQRAGSKAGNKGFEAMTGVVELLNLYKNIKASYGN